Proteins from a genomic interval of Marmoricola sp. OAE513:
- a CDS encoding GNAT family N-acetyltransferase gives MSITTAPATSPRFDDLRTMVGPKRPDASVCWCLSHRIDSRTNRSLVGPERGEFVRALCREKVAPGVLAYDGDEVVGWAAIAPRADLPFARSTKIPHVDDLPVWSLWCIRVRPGHRGRGITEALVEGAVAYAREHGAPAVEAYPVDNKGAKVDLTMAYVGTRKIFERAGFVKAADTGSVSGGFPRVLMRLDLRT, from the coding sequence ATGAGCATCACCACCGCGCCGGCCACCTCGCCGAGGTTCGACGACCTCCGGACCATGGTGGGTCCGAAGAGGCCGGACGCCTCGGTCTGCTGGTGCCTGAGCCATCGGATCGACTCGAGGACGAACCGTTCGCTCGTCGGCCCCGAGCGGGGTGAGTTCGTCCGCGCGCTGTGCCGCGAGAAGGTCGCGCCCGGCGTGCTGGCCTACGACGGCGACGAGGTCGTCGGGTGGGCCGCCATCGCTCCGCGCGCGGACCTGCCGTTCGCGCGGTCGACCAAGATCCCGCACGTCGACGACCTGCCCGTCTGGTCGCTCTGGTGCATCAGGGTGCGTCCCGGTCACCGTGGTCGCGGGATCACCGAGGCACTTGTCGAAGGGGCCGTGGCGTACGCCCGCGAGCACGGCGCCCCGGCCGTCGAGGCGTACCCGGTGGACAACAAGGGGGCCAAGGTCGACCTCACGATGGCCTACGTCGGGACCCGGAAGATCTTCGAGCGCGCGGGCTTCGTGAAGGCTGCGGACACCGGCTCCGTGTCCGGTGGCTTCCCGCGGGTGCTGATGAGGCTCGACCTGCGTACCTGA
- the egtB gene encoding ergothioneine biosynthesis protein EgtB — MTTTAWDAEALLRRYDEIRAHTESLASPLSPEDQTVQSMPDVSPTKWHRAHVTWFFETFLLADHESGFQPFGDKYWFLFNSYYEAVGPRFSRADRGVVTRPGAQDVGVYRDNVDTRVRDLVASLDAGTVEKLTPTIELGFHHEQQHQELLLMDIKHVLSRNPLRPTYAGAPGAAAETDTLGWVDVQGGLVEIGHRGAGFSFDNELPLHQTWLEPYRLADRLVTNGEWLAFMEDGGYSRPELWLSDGWAKVKAEGWEAPFYWEQVDGTWFEHTLHGTWPVNPGLPACHVSHYEADAFATWAGKRLPTEAEWEHAVVVDGREVDGNLADTTTYHPRAAGPSNGSLRQVYGDCWEWTSSAYLAYPGFHPAEGAIGEYNGKFMSNQMVLRGGCALTPPGHARATYRNFFPPGARWALSGVRLADGGTPTTAGAA, encoded by the coding sequence ATGACGACCACCGCATGGGACGCCGAGGCGCTGCTGCGCCGGTACGACGAGATCCGCGCCCATACCGAGTCCCTCGCCTCCCCGCTCTCCCCGGAGGACCAGACGGTCCAGTCGATGCCCGACGTGTCGCCGACGAAGTGGCACCGCGCTCATGTGACCTGGTTCTTCGAGACCTTCCTGCTGGCCGACCACGAGTCCGGCTTCCAGCCGTTCGGTGACAAGTACTGGTTCCTGTTCAACAGCTACTACGAGGCCGTCGGGCCTCGGTTCTCCCGGGCCGACCGCGGCGTCGTCACCCGACCCGGCGCTCAGGACGTGGGCGTCTACCGGGACAACGTCGACACCCGCGTCCGCGACCTGGTCGCGTCGCTGGACGCCGGCACCGTGGAGAAGCTGACCCCGACCATCGAGCTCGGCTTCCACCACGAGCAGCAGCACCAGGAGCTGCTGCTGATGGACATCAAGCACGTGCTCTCCCGCAACCCGCTGCGCCCGACGTACGCCGGTGCCCCGGGCGCCGCCGCCGAGACCGACACGCTCGGTTGGGTCGACGTGCAGGGTGGCCTGGTCGAGATCGGCCACCGTGGCGCCGGCTTCAGCTTCGACAACGAGCTCCCGCTGCACCAGACGTGGCTCGAGCCGTACCGGCTCGCCGACCGCCTGGTCACCAACGGCGAGTGGCTCGCGTTCATGGAGGACGGTGGCTACTCGCGTCCCGAGCTCTGGCTCTCCGACGGCTGGGCGAAGGTCAAGGCCGAGGGTTGGGAGGCGCCCTTCTACTGGGAGCAGGTGGACGGCACCTGGTTCGAGCACACCCTGCACGGCACCTGGCCGGTCAACCCGGGTCTCCCGGCCTGCCACGTCAGCCACTACGAGGCCGATGCCTTCGCGACCTGGGCCGGGAAGCGTCTCCCGACCGAGGCCGAGTGGGAGCACGCCGTCGTGGTCGACGGGCGGGAAGTCGACGGCAACCTCGCCGACACGACCACCTACCACCCGCGGGCCGCCGGGCCCAGCAACGGCTCCCTGCGCCAGGTGTACGGCGACTGCTGGGAGTGGACCTCTTCGGCGTACCTGGCCTATCCCGGTTTCCACCCGGCCGAGGGCGCGATCGGCGAGTACAACGGCAAGTTCATGTCCAACCAGATGGTGCTGCGCGGAGGGTGCGCCCTCACGCCCCCGGGCCACGCCCGGGCGACGTACCGGAACTTCTTCCCGCCCGGAGCGAGGTGGGCGCTCTCCGGTGTCCGGCTCGCTGACGGTGGCACCCCGACGACCGCAGGAGCTGCGTGA
- a CDS encoding aminotransferase class V-fold PLP-dependent enzyme: protein MIDVAAEQDLTPGSRDQVFLDSAGSSLPPRPVVDAVVAHVRREAEVGGYLAAEERAEDLVGLPEAVGELLHCSPDSLAFTDSATRAWTQFVTALSWRHGDRILICGNEYASNAITFLQLSHRHGVSIEVVPSDDAGDPDPEALAGLLDERVRLLSLVHVATNSGHVTRLAEAVALAHGVGALVLLDACQSVGQLDLDVQDLGVDALTATGRKWLRGPRGTGFLYVAPTVLAGLEPAAADMRGGTWTEDRSYSLRSDATRFELWEHDVAGRLGLKAAVEHLLGLGAAHVEQAVRARASRLREGLAGVPGVRLHDVGEDLGGIVSFTLDGQPPAETRARLRTAGVITSVSERASTRLDMTARGLSAVVRASPHYFVDDDQVDRAVEVVGNLRRER, encoded by the coding sequence ATGATCGACGTCGCCGCCGAGCAGGACCTCACCCCGGGCAGCCGGGACCAGGTGTTCCTCGACAGCGCCGGCTCCTCCCTTCCGCCCCGGCCGGTCGTCGACGCCGTCGTCGCCCACGTACGCCGGGAGGCCGAGGTCGGCGGCTACCTCGCCGCCGAGGAGCGCGCCGAGGACCTGGTCGGACTGCCGGAAGCGGTCGGTGAGCTGCTGCACTGCTCCCCGGACTCGCTGGCTTTCACCGACAGCGCGACCCGGGCCTGGACCCAATTCGTCACAGCCCTGTCGTGGCGTCACGGCGACAGGATCCTGATCTGCGGCAACGAGTACGCCAGCAACGCGATCACCTTCTTGCAGCTGTCCCACCGGCACGGCGTCAGCATCGAGGTGGTCCCGTCCGACGACGCCGGGGACCCCGACCCCGAGGCGCTCGCCGGCCTGCTCGACGAGAGGGTGCGTCTGCTCTCGCTGGTCCACGTGGCCACCAACTCCGGGCACGTGACCCGGCTTGCCGAAGCAGTCGCGCTCGCCCACGGCGTCGGCGCCCTGGTCCTGCTGGACGCCTGCCAGTCCGTCGGACAGCTCGACCTCGACGTCCAGGACCTCGGCGTCGATGCCCTGACCGCGACCGGGCGCAAGTGGTTGCGTGGCCCGCGCGGCACCGGGTTCCTGTACGTCGCCCCGACCGTGCTCGCCGGCCTGGAGCCGGCTGCAGCCGACATGCGGGGCGGCACCTGGACCGAGGACCGGTCCTACAGCCTGCGTTCGGACGCCACCCGGTTCGAGCTCTGGGAGCACGACGTCGCCGGCCGGCTCGGTCTCAAGGCGGCCGTCGAGCACCTGCTGGGGCTCGGTGCCGCACACGTCGAGCAGGCCGTCCGCGCACGCGCGTCCCGGCTGCGGGAGGGGCTCGCAGGTGTTCCCGGCGTCCGGCTCCACGACGTCGGCGAGGACCTGGGCGGGATCGTCAGCTTCACCCTCGACGGCCAGCCCCCTGCCGAGACCCGGGCCCGGCTGCGGACAGCGGGAGTGATCACCTCGGTCAGCGAGCGCGCCTCGACCCGGCTGGACATGACCGCCCGCGGACTCTCCGCCGTGGTGCGCG
- a CDS encoding polysaccharide pyruvyl transferase family protein, giving the protein MDLSDIVVCSFYTADDYYRDHADRLAKNLSDLGIQGELEEIVKQPGEDWADICRKKIAFLGELCDRNPGRKVFWIDVDCQLLGLPDYVRDSSADLIGFQRGFGAPSTIGYANRTRFWEPCFFGINSTPAGRKFMADAVALEAGAEIKATDDYFFEESWRSNAAAMTFQVIPSAAVVGRADHGVTTFFSFGSSGNVAEFKSKVVQHDQVAGATARKAGRGRKRARRLALRWAKATDKRLTRISGPLAGRLRATADRSGLTHVLTRGAHDAGPSRHRQALVNHLVAAGQRGELEKVRDLSARLSASSIPSAPEVGAQKAAESFAHYALEGTGDVPVTLTWWPRPFPGNFGDWLSPLVVQSTAQRPVKYLAPTAPSTQPHLVAIGSIGRFIRARSIVVGTGISTEDVELSTKASYLSVRGPVTAGLLRRQGGPSVDSLGDPGALVRRVLPVELGATNGRTALVRHFTHANLPITLPEGFDELSVLGSHPDDLAAFVATLATYDAVVTSAMHVMIACHSYGIPCSLIGFNGFEDAVHGSGIKYRDYALGAGLTEPWDPVPVDLDLRRTSWRDLVRTERITDAKLDEIQDALSRGIAEYLTRVG; this is encoded by the coding sequence ATGGACCTCAGCGACATCGTCGTCTGCTCCTTCTACACCGCCGACGACTACTACCGCGACCACGCCGACCGGCTGGCCAAGAACCTCAGCGACCTCGGGATCCAGGGTGAGCTCGAGGAGATCGTCAAGCAGCCCGGCGAGGACTGGGCGGACATCTGCCGCAAGAAGATCGCCTTCCTCGGGGAGCTCTGCGACCGCAACCCGGGGCGCAAGGTCTTCTGGATCGACGTCGACTGCCAGCTGCTCGGGCTGCCCGACTACGTGCGCGACTCCAGCGCCGACCTGATCGGCTTCCAGCGCGGTTTCGGCGCCCCGAGCACGATCGGCTACGCGAACCGGACCCGGTTCTGGGAGCCGTGCTTCTTCGGCATCAACAGCACCCCGGCCGGTCGCAAGTTCATGGCCGACGCCGTAGCGCTCGAGGCCGGTGCGGAGATCAAGGCGACCGACGACTACTTCTTCGAGGAGTCCTGGCGCAGCAACGCCGCGGCCATGACCTTTCAGGTGATCCCGTCGGCCGCCGTCGTCGGTCGCGCCGACCACGGCGTCACGACCTTCTTCTCCTTCGGCTCCAGCGGCAACGTCGCGGAGTTCAAGTCCAAGGTCGTCCAGCACGACCAGGTCGCCGGCGCGACCGCGCGCAAGGCCGGCAGGGGCCGCAAGCGCGCCCGGAGACTGGCACTGCGCTGGGCCAAGGCGACCGACAAGAGGCTGACCCGGATCTCCGGACCGCTGGCCGGTCGCCTCCGCGCGACCGCCGACCGCAGCGGCCTGACCCACGTGCTGACCCGCGGCGCGCACGACGCCGGGCCGTCGCGGCACCGGCAGGCGCTGGTCAACCACCTGGTCGCTGCCGGCCAGCGCGGTGAGCTGGAGAAGGTCCGCGACCTGTCGGCCCGCCTCAGTGCCAGCAGCATCCCGTCGGCTCCGGAGGTCGGCGCCCAGAAAGCTGCCGAGTCGTTCGCGCACTACGCCCTCGAGGGCACCGGCGACGTGCCGGTCACGCTGACCTGGTGGCCGCGCCCGTTCCCCGGGAACTTCGGCGACTGGCTCAGCCCGCTGGTCGTGCAGAGCACGGCGCAGCGTCCGGTGAAGTACCTGGCCCCGACCGCGCCGAGCACCCAGCCGCACCTGGTGGCGATCGGGTCGATCGGTCGGTTCATCCGGGCGCGCTCGATCGTCGTCGGCACCGGCATCTCCACCGAGGACGTCGAGCTCAGCACCAAGGCCTCCTACCTCTCGGTTCGCGGCCCGGTGACCGCCGGCCTGCTCCGACGCCAGGGCGGGCCGTCGGTCGACAGCCTCGGCGACCCCGGCGCGCTGGTGCGTCGGGTGCTGCCGGTCGAGCTCGGAGCGACCAACGGACGCACCGCGCTGGTGCGCCACTTCACCCACGCCAACCTGCCGATCACGCTGCCCGAGGGCTTCGACGAGCTCAGCGTGCTCGGCTCGCACCCCGATGACCTGGCCGCGTTCGTCGCCACCCTCGCGACGTACGACGCGGTGGTCACCAGCGCGATGCACGTGATGATCGCCTGCCACAGCTACGGGATCCCGTGCTCGCTCATCGGTTTCAACGGGTTCGAGGACGCGGTGCACGGCAGCGGCATCAAGTACCGCGACTACGCGCTCGGCGCCGGGCTCACCGAGCCGTGGGATCCGGTCCCGGTCGACCTCGACCTGCGTCGTACGTCGTGGCGCGACCTGGTCCGCACCGAGAGGATCACCGACGCCAAGCTCGACGAGATCCAGGACGCCCTGTCCCGGGGCATCGCCGAGTACCTGACCCGGGTGGGCTGA
- a CDS encoding glycosyltransferase family 2 protein, translating to MTSMMNLPGPTALSRLVATQRQPAPTDLHPPVSVFMAIRDEEAGLAESVRRVFAQDYAGEIELVLAVAPSVDSTWGLALELALREPRLRLVENPDLFTPHGLNAAIAAASHDYLIRVDGHAFIPLDYVSRIVEVLRTTGAANVGGRMVPVGDGPVSEAVAVSMSSRFGIGGGAFHVGGEAGEQPTVYLGAFRRDALASVGGYDETFLRAQDWELNHRLRTAGHQVWFDPSIGVTYRPRSDWRSFARQQFRTGGWRRRVIGEHPGTVSARYLAPPVAVVVIVLGVLLAAQAPLLAGWLLIGLAAPLGYLAAITALGLHEGRRHPWHVRRRVPVAMALMHLSWGIGFLFRAR from the coding sequence ATGACGAGCATGATGAACCTTCCCGGCCCGACCGCCCTCTCCCGGTTGGTCGCGACGCAGCGGCAGCCGGCACCGACCGACCTGCACCCTCCCGTGTCGGTTTTCATGGCGATCCGCGACGAGGAAGCGGGCCTGGCCGAGAGCGTCCGCCGGGTCTTCGCCCAGGACTACGCCGGCGAGATCGAGCTGGTCCTGGCGGTCGCGCCGTCGGTCGACAGCACCTGGGGGCTGGCCCTCGAGCTCGCCCTGCGCGAGCCGCGGCTGCGCCTGGTCGAGAACCCCGACCTCTTCACCCCGCACGGCCTGAACGCGGCGATCGCCGCTGCCAGCCACGACTACCTGATCCGGGTGGACGGGCACGCGTTCATCCCGCTGGACTACGTCAGCCGGATCGTCGAGGTGCTCCGGACGACGGGGGCTGCGAACGTCGGCGGGCGGATGGTGCCGGTCGGTGACGGTCCCGTCTCCGAGGCGGTCGCGGTGAGCATGAGCTCGCGGTTCGGCATCGGTGGCGGCGCCTTCCACGTCGGCGGTGAGGCCGGTGAGCAGCCCACTGTCTACCTCGGTGCCTTCCGCCGCGATGCGCTGGCGTCGGTCGGCGGCTACGACGAGACCTTCCTGCGGGCCCAGGACTGGGAGCTGAACCACCGGCTGCGCACGGCCGGCCACCAGGTCTGGTTCGACCCGTCGATCGGCGTCACCTACCGTCCGCGGTCGGACTGGCGCTCGTTCGCGCGCCAGCAGTTCCGCACCGGCGGCTGGCGCCGTCGCGTGATCGGCGAGCACCCGGGCACCGTCAGCGCCCGCTACCTCGCGCCGCCGGTCGCCGTGGTCGTGATCGTCCTCGGCGTCCTCCTCGCCGCGCAGGCCCCGTTGCTGGCGGGCTGGCTGCTGATCGGGCTGGCGGCACCGCTCGGGTACCTCGCGGCGATCACCGCGCTGGGTCTGCACGAGGGGCGTCGCCACCCCTGGCACGTGCGCCGCCGGGTGCCGGTGGCGATGGCGCTCATGCACCTGTCCTGGGGGATCGGGTTCCTCTTCCGTGCCCGGTGA
- a CDS encoding glycosyltransferase produces the protein MSVRLAAPPPAPGTATVGVVVLTMGTRPEDLAAGLASLQAQRGVDLDILVVGNGWEPTGLPDGVRGIGLPENLGIPGGRNAGAPYVAGDLLFFLDDDARPATDDYVARAVAMFEADPTLGLIHPRVDATEGEAPGRWVPRVRKGDPRRSSPAFVLWEGGSVMRREAFDAVGGWPELYRYSHEGIEFVWRMWDQGWKVWYAGDLVCLHPPIDPTRHETYFRFNARHRVWIAKRNLRWPLSWAYVATWTLVQLVRSVRTPEGRSSLRPWFAGWREGWRVDPGGHKPLKWSTVLLMTRLGRPPVV, from the coding sequence ATGAGCGTGCGGCTCGCGGCTCCTCCGCCGGCGCCGGGTACGGCGACGGTCGGCGTGGTCGTGCTCACGATGGGCACCCGCCCCGAGGACCTCGCCGCCGGACTCGCGTCCCTGCAGGCGCAGCGCGGCGTGGACCTCGACATCCTCGTCGTCGGCAACGGGTGGGAGCCGACCGGCCTGCCCGACGGCGTCCGCGGCATCGGACTTCCGGAGAACCTCGGGATCCCCGGCGGCCGCAACGCCGGGGCGCCGTACGTCGCCGGTGACCTGCTCTTCTTCCTCGATGACGACGCCCGGCCTGCCACCGACGACTACGTCGCCCGCGCCGTCGCGATGTTCGAGGCCGACCCGACCCTCGGCCTGATCCACCCGCGGGTCGACGCCACCGAGGGCGAGGCTCCCGGTCGTTGGGTTCCGCGGGTCCGCAAGGGCGACCCACGCCGCTCGTCCCCGGCGTTCGTCCTCTGGGAGGGCGGCTCGGTGATGCGCCGCGAGGCGTTCGACGCCGTCGGCGGCTGGCCCGAGCTCTACCGCTACTCGCACGAGGGCATCGAGTTCGTCTGGCGGATGTGGGACCAGGGCTGGAAGGTCTGGTACGCCGGCGACCTGGTCTGCCTGCACCCGCCGATCGACCCCACCCGGCACGAGACCTACTTCCGGTTCAACGCCCGGCACCGGGTGTGGATCGCGAAGCGCAACCTGCGCTGGCCGCTGTCCTGGGCGTACGTCGCCACCTGGACCTTGGTCCAGCTCGTCCGCTCGGTGCGCACGCCGGAGGGCCGGTCCTCGTTGAGGCCCTGGTTCGCCGGCTGGCGCGAGGGCTGGCGTGTCGACCCCGGGGGCCACAAGCCCCTGAAGTGGTCGACGGTCCTGTTGATGACCCGTCTCGGACGACCCCCGGTGGTGTGA
- the egtD gene encoding L-histidine N(alpha)-methyltransferase, giving the protein MPEVKEPVFSVLLDPDWASGSLVTDVQRGLGSQPLSLPPKWLYDDAGSVLFDEITRLPEYYPFAREHEILSAHAAEIVTASGATTLVELGSGTSEKTRILLDAFAATGQLACFAPVDVSEGILRSSAAEISSRYPGVQVEGVVGDFTLHLAHLPRGGEGRRMVAFLGGTIGNLYREERGAFLGALADSLEPGDSLLLGTDLVKSSDRLIAAYDDSQGVTAEFVLNSLQVLNRELGADFDLDQFAYVPFWDAHMERMDLRLRAEMPQRVTIPGADLVLDLSAGEEIRVEISTKFRVSKIAAELETAGFGITRVWTDDAGDFALTLATKP; this is encoded by the coding sequence ATGCCCGAGGTGAAGGAACCTGTCTTCTCCGTCCTGCTCGATCCCGACTGGGCGAGCGGCTCGCTGGTCACCGACGTGCAACGCGGCCTCGGTTCGCAGCCGCTGTCGCTCCCACCCAAGTGGCTCTACGACGACGCCGGGTCGGTGCTCTTCGACGAGATCACCCGGCTGCCGGAGTACTACCCGTTCGCCCGCGAGCACGAGATCCTCAGTGCGCACGCGGCCGAGATCGTCACGGCCAGCGGGGCGACCACGCTCGTCGAGCTCGGCAGCGGCACCAGCGAGAAGACCCGGATCCTGCTCGACGCCTTCGCCGCCACCGGGCAGCTCGCCTGCTTCGCCCCGGTCGACGTCTCCGAGGGCATCCTGCGCAGCTCGGCGGCGGAGATCTCCTCGCGCTACCCCGGGGTCCAGGTCGAGGGCGTCGTGGGTGACTTCACCCTGCACCTCGCCCACCTGCCCCGCGGCGGGGAGGGGCGCCGGATGGTGGCCTTCCTCGGGGGCACGATCGGCAACCTCTACCGCGAGGAGCGCGGCGCGTTCCTCGGTGCGCTCGCTGACAGCCTCGAGCCCGGTGACTCACTGCTGCTCGGCACGGACCTGGTCAAGAGCTCCGACCGGTTGATCGCGGCGTACGACGACAGCCAGGGCGTCACCGCGGAGTTCGTGCTGAACTCGCTCCAGGTGCTCAACCGCGAGCTCGGCGCCGACTTCGACCTCGACCAGTTCGCCTACGTCCCGTTCTGGGACGCGCACATGGAACGGATGGACCTGCGTCTCCGTGCCGAGATGCCGCAGCGGGTGACGATCCCCGGCGCCGACCTCGTGCTCGATCTCAGCGCCGGTGAGGAGATCCGGGTGGAGATCTCGACCAAGTTCCGGGTCAGCAAGATCGCTGCTGAGCTCGAGACGGCCGGCTTCGGCATCACCCGGGTCTGGACCGACGACGCCGGGGACTTCGCGCTCACCCTGGCCACCAAACCCTAG